A window of the Citrus sinensis cultivar Valencia sweet orange chromosome 9, DVS_A1.0, whole genome shotgun sequence genome harbors these coding sequences:
- the LOC102618233 gene encoding ABC transporter C family member 3-like — translation MYPGTEFLLKPAFLRGISGSLHLVLLLGLFVSWVWKKLRVGVSDSEGYKERFKKKSVLRHKLILFCCFAVSVFNLVLCLLDYFSWFGNDWSGDKLVTLADLVLRTLGWGAICVYLHSQFFNSGQQRFPLLLRLWWGFYLCLSCYCLVSDIVLYAQHVSLSVHYLVSDVVSVISGFVFCYVGFLKRDKGEDTLLLQETLLDGDSSIGNGEVSSIKSRGTDNVTPYSNASLFSVLTFSWMGSLISLGNKKTLDLEDVPQLDSGDSVVGCFPIFRNKLEANRVEGNKVTAFKLTKALFFSAWKEIVFTAILALLYTLANYVGPYLIDTFVQYLNGEREFKNEGYVLVSTFFVAKIVECLAQRHWMFRLQVAGIKMRSVLVSMVYNKGLTLSCQAKQSYTSGEIINFMTVDAERIGDFGWYMHDPWLVILQVSLALLILYKNLGLASIAALFATVLIMLTNFPLGRLQENFQDKLMGSKDKRMKVTSEILRNMRILKLQGWEMKFLSKIIELRKIEAGWLKKFLYTGAMTSFVFWGAPTFVSVATFGACMLLGIPLESGKILSALATFRILQEPIYNLPDTISMIIQTKVSLDRIASFLCLDDLQSDVVEKHPRGSSETAIEIVDGNFAWDISSNNPTLRDINLKVFHGMRVAVCGTVGSGKSSLLSCILGEVPKISGALKLCGTKAYVAQSPWIQSGNIEDNILFGKPMDREKYDRVLEACSLKKDLEILSFGDQTVIGERGINLSGGQKQRIQIARALYQDADIYLFDDPFSAVDAHTGSHLFKEVLLGLLRSKTVIYVTHQVEFLPAADLILVMKDGKITQAGKYNDILNSGTDFMVLVGAHQQALSALDSIEGGPVSERISMNKENGGMDTTNGVTMKEGNEDIQTDKVDEVAGPKGQLVQEEEREKGRVGFSVYWQYITTAYRGALVPFILLAQILFQILQIGSNYWMAWATPVSEDVKPAVGSSTLIIVYVALALGSSFCILARSTLLATAGFKTATLLFNKMHFCLFRAPMSFFDATPSGRLLNRASTDQSAVDLNIASQVGAFAFSMIQLLGIIAVMSQAAWQVFIVFIPVIAVSIWYQQYYIPSARELSRLVGVCKAPVIQHFSETISGSTTIRSFDQESRFRDTNMKLVDGYSRPKFHIAGAMEWLCFRLDMLSSLTFAFSLVLLISIPKGVIEPAIAGLAVTYGLNLNMLQAWVIWNLCNLENKIISVERILQYTCISSEPPLVIEESQPDCSWPTHGEVDILNLQVRYAPHLPLVLRGLTCTFPGGMKTGIVGRTGSGKSTLIQTLFRIVEPTAGEIVIDGINISSIGLHDLRSRLSIIPQDPTMFEGTVRNNLDPLEEYKDEEIWEALDKCQLGDEVRNKEGKLDSRVTENGENWSMGQRQLVCLGRVLLKKSKVLVLDEATASVDTATDNLIQQTLRQHFSDCTVITIAHRITSVIDSDMVLLLSHGIIEEYDSPTKLLENKSSSFAQLVAEYTQRSSSSLE, via the exons ATGTATCCAGGTACTGAATTTCTTCTTAAACCAGCTTTCCTTCGCGGGATTTCTGGTTCCTTGCACTTAGTTTTGTTACTTGGGTTGTTTGTCTCCTGGGTTTGGAAAAAGTTGAGAGTTGGGGTTAGTGATAGTGAAGGGTATAAGGAGAGGTTTAAGAAGAAATCGGTTTTGAGGCATAAGCTGATtctgttttgttgttttgctGTTTCAGTGTTCAACCTTGTTTTGTGTTTGTTAGATTACTTTTCTTGGTTTGGAAATGACTGGTCTGGTGATAAACTGGTTACTTTAGCTGATTTAGTGCTTAGAACACTTGGTTGGGGAGCaatttgtgtttatttgcATTCCCAGTTCTTTAATTCAGGTCAACAGAGATTCCCACTTTTATTGAGACTTTGGTGGGGTTTTTATTTATGTCTTTCTTGTTACTGTCTTGTCAGTGATATTGTTCTGTACGCACAGCATGTGTCTTTATCAGTTCATTATTTAGTATCTGATGTAGTCTCCGTTATTAGTGGATTCGTTTTCTGTTATGTGGGATTTTTGAAGAGAGACAAGGGTGAAGATACCCTTCTTCTTCAAGAAACCCTTTTGGATGGTGATTCTAGTATAGGTAATGGTGAAGTGTCATCAATCAAGTCCAGAGGGACTGATAACGTCACTCCTTATTCAAATGCTAGTTTATTTAGTGTTCTTACTTTCTCTTGGATGGGTTCTCTGATTTCCCTTGGGAATAAGAAAACTTTGGACCTTGAGGATGTTCCTCAACTAGATAGTGGCGATAGTGTAGTTGGGTGCTTTCCAATTTTTAGGAATAAGCTTGAGGCAAATAGGGTTGAGGGGAATAAAGTGACTGCATTCAAGTTGACGAAGGCATTGTTCTTCTCTGCTTGGAAAGAGATTGTATTTACCGCAATCTTAGCGCTTTTATACACATTGGCCAACTATGTTGGTCCATATCTAATTGACACATTCGTTCAATATCTCAATGGGGAACGAGAGTTCAAAAATGAGGGATATGTTCTGGTATCCACCTTCTTTGTAGCAAAGATTGTGGAGTGCCTTGCCCAGAGACACTGGATGTTTCGGCTGCAGGTGGCTGGAATTAAGATGCGCTCGGTACTTGTTTCAATGGTCTACAATAAGGGTTTGACCCTTTCATGCCAAGCGAAGCAGAGCTACACTAGTGGGgaaatcattaatttcatgacCGTTGATGCTGAAAGGATTGGTGACTTTGGTTGGTATATGCATGATCCGTGGTTGGTCATCTTGCAGGTTTCCTTAGCCCTTTTGATCTTGTATAAAAATCTTGGGCTAGCATCAATTGCGGCACTTTTTGCTACAGTATTAATTATGTTAACGAACTTTCCTTTGGGTAGACTGCAAGAGAATTTTCAAGATAAGTTGATGGgatcaaaagataaaagaatgaAGGTCACTTCCGAGATTTTAAGGAACATGAGAATCCTCAAGCTTCAGGGCTGGGAAATGAAGTTTTTGTCCAAGATTATTGAGCTCAGAAAGATTGAGGCTGGATGgttgaaaaaatttctttacacTGGGGCGATGACCAGTTTTGTCTTTTGGGGTGCCCCCACTTTTGTGTCTGTTGCCACCTTTGGTGCTTGTATGCTTTTGGGAATCCCCCTTGAGTCAGGGAAGATCTTATCCGCTCTTGCAACATTCAGGATTCTTCAAGAGCCTATATATAATCTTCCTGACACAATTTCAATGATAATTCAGACCAAGGTTTCCCTTGACAGAATTGCATCTTTCCTATGTCTTGATGACTTGCAGTCTGATGTTGTAGAGAAGCATCCCAGAGGTAGCTCTGAAACAGCTATTGAGATAGTTGATGGGAATTTTGCCTGGGATATTTCTTCCAATAATCCAACATTGAGAGACATAAACTTGAAAGTGTTTCACGGCATGAGGGTTGCAGTTTGTGGTACTGTTGGCTCTGGGAAATCAAGCTTACTTTCTTGTATTTTGGGAGAAGTACCCAAGATATCCGGTGCCCTGAAGTTGTGCGGTACAAAGGCCTATGTTGCTCAGTCACCTTGGATACAGAGTGGCAATATTGAAGATAACATTTTGTTCGGTAAGCCGATGGACAGAGAAAAGTATGACAGAGTGCTTGAAGCATGTTCCCTGAAAAAGGATCTGGAAATCCTGTCATTTGGTGATCAGACAGTTATAGGCGAGAGGGGAATTAATTTAAGTGGAGGACAGAAGCAAAGAATACAGATTGCTCGCGCTCTCTACCAAGATGCTGATATCTATCTGTTTGACGATCCTTTTAGTGCTGTTGATGCGCATACTGGGTCTCACCTCTTTAAG GAAGTTTTGTTGGGCCTCTTAAGATCCAAGACGGTGATTTATGTTACTCATCAAGTGGAGTTCTTGCCTGCTGCGGACCTTATCTTG GTTATGAAAGATGGAAAGATTACGCAAGCTGGAAAGTACAATGACATCCTAAACTCAGGTACTGACTTTATGGTTCTTGTGGGCGCACATCAGCAAGCTTTATCAGCACTTGATTCCATTGAGGGAGGACCTGTTTCTGAAAGGATAAGtatgaataaagaaaatggTGGTATGGATACTACTAATGGGGTTACCATGAAAGAAGGAAATGAAGATATTCAGACTGATAAAGTAGACGAAGTAGCAGGACCAAAAGGGCAGCTTGTTCAGGAAGAAGAGAGGGAGAAGGGGAGAGTTGGTTTCTCAGTGTACTGGCAATATATTACAACAGCATATAGAGGAGCGCTTGTACCCTTTATATTGTTGGCTCAGATTCTCTTTCAGATCCTTCAAATTGGCAGCAATTATTGGATGGCTTGGGCAACCCCAGTGTCAGAGGATGTAAAACCCGCGGTCGGGAGCTCCACACTGATAATTGTCTATGTAGCTTTGGCCCTTGGAAGTTCTTTTTGCATCCTTGCAAGATCTACACTTCTTGCAACTGCTGGATTCAAAACAGCTACTCTGCTCTTTAATAAAATGCACTTTTGTTTATTCCGTGCTCCTATGTCCTTCTTTGATGCAACACCTAGTGGACGACTTCTAAACAGG GCTTCTACTGACCAAAGTGCCGTTGACTTGAACATTGCATCTCAAGTTGGGGCTTTTGCCTTCTCAATGATCCAGCTTCTGGGAATCATCGCGGTGATGTCTCAGGCTGCATGGCAGGTTTTTATAGTTTTCATCCCTGTGATTGCTGTCAGCATCTGGTATCAG CAATATTACATACCTTCAGCACGAGAACTTTCACGGTTGGTTGGAGTATGCAAAGCACCAGTGATACAACATTTTTCTGAAACAATTTCGGGTTCAACAACTATCAGGAGCTTTGATCAAGAATCAAGGTTTCGAGACACAAATATGAAGCTGGTAGATGGATATTCTCGGCCCAAATTCCATATTGCTGGTGCAATGGAATGGCTTTGCTTCCGCCTGGATATGTTGTCTTCTCTCACATTTGCCTTCTCTTTGGTTTTATTAATCTCTATCCCAAAGGGAGTAATTGAACCAG CAATTGCGGGTTTGGCTGTCACATATGGACTCAACCtaaatatgttacaagcttggGTAATATGGAACCTTTGCAATTTAGAGAACAAGATTATATCGGTTGAGAGAATACTTCAGTATACGTGCATTTCGAGTGAGCCCCCGCTTGTGATAGAAGAGAGTCAGCCTGACTGTTCCTGGCCAACACATGGAGAAGTTGACATTCTTAATCTACAG GTCCGTTATGCTCCACACTTGCCACTTGTGTTGCGAGGTCTCACATGCACTTTCCCAGGAGGGATGAAAACTGGCATTGTAGGGAGAACTGGCAGTGGTAAATCAACTCTCATTCAGACATTGTTCCGGATTGTTGAACCTACAGCTGGTGAAATTGTGATAGATGGCATCAATATCTCATCAATTGGACTGCATGATTTGCGATCAAGACTGAGCATCATTCCTCAGGATCCAACCATGTTTGAAGGGACAGTACGTAACAATCTGGACCCTCTTGAAGAATACAAAGATGAGGAAATTTGGGAG gCTTTGGATAAGTGCCAACTTGGGGATGAAGTTAGAAACAAAGAAGGAAAGCTAGATTCAAGAG TTACCGAAAATGGAGAGAACTGGAGTATGGGCCAGAGGCAGCTGGTTTGTCTTGGGCGTGTGCTACTCAAGAAAAGTAAAGTATTGGTGCTTGATGAAGCTACAGCATCTGTTGACACAGCTACCGATAATCTGATTCAGCAAACTCTTCGACAACACTTTTCTGACTGCACGGTCATAACCATCGCACATCGGATAACTTCTGTTATTGATAGTGACATGGTTCTGCTTCTGAGTCATG GGATTATCGAGGAATACGATTCTCCAACAAAGTTGCTAGAGAACAAGTCATCATCTTTTGCACAACTTGTTGCAGAGTACACACAGAGGTCCAGCTCCAGTTTAGAGTAG